The window TCTCCGATTGGGGGCTGGCCCCTTATCTGGTGCGGGAGATCGCCCGGGATCGAGGCCGCGGGGGGGTGCTGGTGGGGAACGCGGTGGCCCTCCGCTTCCTGCTCTCCATCGGGACCATCGGGTTGATCCTGGGTGTGGCCCGCTGGAACGGGCAGCCTCCGGTGTTGCTCGGGGGGATCGCCCTCGCCGCCCTCTCGCTGGTGCTGTATGCCTTCCAGGGGCCTCTGGAGGCGGCGCTGCAGGGGATCCGCCGGCTGGATATCGTCTCGGCTGCGGGGGTGTTGCAGCAGCTGATCTTCGTTGGGCTGGGGACGCTGGCTTTGTGGAAGGGATGGGGGTTTTACGCCCTGATCGGGGCCTCCCTGATCGGGACCACAGGAGCGCTGTTGCTCTCTTTGGGAATGAGCCGTTCCCTGGGCCTTCTCGCCCTGGAGCGTCCGGAGTGGCGATTGTGGCCCGCTCTGTTGCGGGCGGGGTTGCCTTTCGGCCTCATCGGCCTGGCGGTCAATCTCTCTTACAAAGTGGACACGATCCTGCTCAGCCTGTGGTGGCCGGCGGGGGTGGTCGGCTGGTATAACGCGGCGTATAACCTGATCTTCTCCATCGCCATCCTCTCCAACGCGGCGAACCTGGCCCTCTATCCCTCCATGGCCGCTCTTCGGGATCCTGAGGCCCTGGCCGCGGTGGTCCGACGTTCCCTGGGTTACCTGTGGATGATCTCCATCCCCTTCGCAGTAGGGGGATGGGTGCTGGGGGATCGGCTGATCCCGGGTCTCTACGGGCCCTCTTTTGTCCCCTCGGTCCCAGCCTTCCGCGTTCTGATCGGCGTCGTTCCCCTGATGTTCCTTTCGGAGTATCTGGGCTACGTGATCCTGGTGCGGGATCGGGAGTGGATGGTGGCTCGCTCCCTGATCGTAAGCACGTCTTTTAACATCCTGACGAACTTCCTGCTCATCCCGCGCTACGGGTTGATGGCCGCCGCGTGGGTCACGTTGCTCACGGAGGCCCTCCTGGTGGGCCAGTATGGATTCCTCCTCCGGCTGTGGCGAGGGGTGATGGCGGATTGGAGGCTCTTTGTCAAGCCGGCCCTGGCCGCGGCGGGGATGGGCCTGGCCCTGGAGATCGCACGGGGGCTCCCCCTGGGGGCGATGCTGCCCCTCGGCGCTTTGGTGTATGGCCTAGCCCTGTGGGCCCTGGGCGCCCTCGGCCCTGCGGAATGGCATCTGCTGCGTCAGATAGTCCATCGAACTCCTGTGGCCGGCGAGGTGGGGTAAGCCATGTTCATCGTCCTGGCCGCGCCGCACTATCCTCCGCGCAACATCGGCGGGGTGGAGTTCTTCGTCCAGGCCCTCGCCCGCGGGCTCCACCGACAGGGGCACCGGGTGGAGGTGGTCAGCGTGGAGCGCATCGAGCACGGCCCTTTCCCCCGGGTCACCGCCCAGGTGGATCGGGAGGAGGGGTTCCCGGTGTATCGCCTGACGGTGCGCTGGCGGAGGGGCCCGGCGGGCCTGCGGGATCGTTACGACAACCCGGCGATGGAGCTGTGGTTCCGGGCGTATTTCCATAGCCGCAGCCCGGATCTCTTCCACCTGAACAGCGGCTATCTGCTGACGGTTGCGCCGTTGCGGGCGGCGGCCCAGGCAGGGATTCCCACCGTGGTCTCATTGCACGATTTCTGGTTCCTTTGCGCCCATCACACCCTGTTGCGGCCCAGCGGGCAGGTCTGCCCCGGGCCGGAGGACCCGGCCGGTTGCGCCTACTGCTGGCTCAGTCAGGGCCGGCGCTACCGGTGGATGGAAAAGGCCCTGGCCGCGCTGGGCGTGGAGCGCCCCCATCGGAAGGCCGGGCGCCTTCTGCGCCCCTGGCCGTTCTTCCGTCCATGGGCCCAGGAGATGGCGGCGCGCCTGCGCGCCACGATGTCTGCGCTGAATCAGGCGACCGCCATCCACAGCCCCTCCCGGTTTCTGGTTCAGACCTATCGGACCTTTGGGATGCGCGCGGAGAGGGTCTCCGTCCTCCCGAATTTCGTCCCCCCTGATCTGAGCTCGGATATCCCGCGCCGGGAGCGGGGAGGCCCGCGTGAAGTGCACGTGGTGTATATTGGTCAGATCGCCCCTCACAAGGGGATCCACGTTCTGATCGAAGGGTTTCGGCGGGCGAAAGCCCGGCTGAGCGCATCGGGCGCTCCCATGTTGCGGCTGACGATCTATGGGAACCCTCAGGCGTTCCCTGCGTATTCGAGGCTCCTGGAGCAGCGGATCGCCGGGGACCCGGCCATCCGGCTGGCAGGGGTCCTCCCTCGAGAGCGGCTCCGGGAGGCCCTTGCAGAGGCGGACTGGTTAACTCTTCCGTCCTGCTGGCTTGAGGTAGCGCCTTTTATCGTGATAGAGGCCCTGGCCGCTGGGGTCCCTGTGCTGGCCAGCGCGGTGGGGGGCATCCCCGAAGTGGTCCATCACGGGGTCAACGGATGGCTGGTCCCTCCCGGCGATCCGGAGGCGATCGCGCAGGCGCTGATCCGATCCGTCCGGGAACCGGAGTGGCTGGCGCAGCTGCGCGCGCACGCAGGCCCGGTTTTCTCCTTCGAGCAAGCGATGTCCGCCTGGATCTCGCTGTATGCGGAGATCGCGGGGAGGGCCCGGACGCCTGAGACGCTCCAGGAAGCCGTCCTCCATGAATCCGCTTGAGGGGGAATCTGTGGGAGGCATCCTCGTTGCCGTCCTGACCTATAACCGCCTGCATGACACCCTGGCCTGTCTGGAATCCGTGCGGCGGCTGGAGGGCCCGGTGGAGGCCATCGTGGCCCTGGACAACGGCTCGACGGATGGGACGCCGGAGGCCATCCGCCGGGCGTTCCCTGAGGTCGAGGTATGGGAGCTGGGCGGCAACCTGGGCTATGCGGCCGGGAACAACCTGGCCCTCCGCGTTGCGCAACAGCAGGGGATGGAAGGCGTGTTCCTGCTGAACAACGACACGCTGGTGGACCCCATGTGCCTGGTGGCGATGCGAGAGACCGCGCGCGTGGCGCCCCGGGTGGGAGCGGTGGGACCTCTGGTGTGGGCGTGGCCGCCCTCTCAGGGGATCTGGGCCCTGGGTGGGGAGATCCACTGGCGGCGGGCTTACACCACGCACCGGGAGGCCAGGCGCGCGGAACCTTCGCGGTGGGAGCCCCATCCGGTCGATTTCGTCCCCGGATGTGGGATCCTGTTGCTCCGGGAGGCCCTGGAGGCGGTAGGTGGCTTCGACGAGCGCTACTTTATGTATTGGGAGGAGACGGACTGGTGTCAACGGGCCCGGCGCGCAGGCTTCTCGATCTGGGTGGATCCCCGGGCGCAGATGTGGCACAAGGCCCCGATGGACCCCGAGGACCTCTCCCCGGGCGCGCTCTATTACATGACCCGCAATCGCATGCTCTTCTTTCGGGAGCACACCCGGGGCGTGCGGCGCTGGCTGGCCCTCGCCCACGCCTTCCACGGTGCGATCCGGCTGGCGCGGCGCTACGAGCGAAGGGATCAACCGGAGCGGGCGCAGGCGATCTGGGAGGGGTTGCATGATTTCCTCCATGGGCGGTGGGGGCCCCGGGAGGTCGAGGCTCCGGTGGGGCGGATGGGAAAGGAGGTTGCATGGCCCGCATCCTCTGGGTGATGGGCTGGTTCCCCCTGCCGCCGGATAAGGGGGTGCGGATCCGGCTGTCGCAGCTGCTCGACACGCTGGCGGCGCATCACCGATTGACCCTGGTGGTGCTGGCCGATCCCGAAGCGGAGGTGGAGCGCTATCGGGAGGATCTGGCGGCCCGCTGTGAGGCCCTCTTCGTCTTCCGCCGCCCCGAGTTCCGGCCGACCCGATGGCGGGCGATCCGCGGCTTCTTCTCTCCCACCCCCCGCTGGCTGGTGGATGTGGAGCAGCCCGAGGTCCACGCCCGGGTGCGCCAGCTCTGTCAGGAGCGGACCTTCGATCTGATCCTGGCCTCCCAGCTGCCTTCGGCCATGTATGTCCGCTCGCTGGAAGGCGTCCCCAAGATCCTCGATGAGGTGGAGAGCGGGCTCTTCCTGGATCAGGTGCGCATGGCCTCGGATCCGATTCGGCGGGCACGGCGGGCGATGATGTGGTGGAAGTATGCGCGCTTCATGCGAGGCCTGCTCGCCGCTTTCGATGCCTGCACCGTGGTTTCCGAGGAGGAGGCGCAGATCCTGCGGCGGATCGCCCCGGGGGCGCGGGTGGCCGTGATCCCCAACGGGATCGATCTGGGGCGCTACGCGGGGGTGAAGGAGACCCCGGAGCCGGATACGCTGATCTTCACCGGGGCGCCGACCTACTGGGCGAACCGGGATGCCCTGGAGTTCTTCGCGGAGGCGATATGGCCGGAGATCCGCCGGCGACGCCCGGGCGCGCGTTTCTTCATCACCGGCCGGACCCCGGAGGGGGTGGCCCTTCCCCGACCGCCCGGATGGATCTACACCGGCTACGTAGAGGACGTGCGGCCCTGGGTGGCGCGGGCCTGGGCGCTGGCCGTGCCGCTACGGTTCGGCGGGGGGACGCGCGTGAAGATCCTGGAGGCGATGGCCCTGGGGACGCCGGTGGTTTCCACCCGGAAAGGGGCCGAGGGCCTCGATCTCCCACATCCGGAAGCCCTCCTCGTCGCAGACACGCCGGACGGATTCGTCCGGGAGGTCCTGGCCTTGCTGGAGGATCCGGAGCGGCGGGCCCGACAGAGCCGCCTGGTTCGGGAGGCTGTCCGCGCCTATGACTGGCGGTCCCTCGGGGATCGTTACCTGCAACTGGTGGAGGACGTGATCGGTGAGCGGGCTGGCCTTGTTGCGCGTCATTGAGCATCCGTTGCGGCGTCTGCAGTCGATCCCCCCTGCTGGATGGGGGATGGGGCTGGGGCTATTGCTCGCCCCGCTGATGGGCGCTCTGGTCCTTACCGCGCGGGGCCGGTGGCTGGCCCTGGGGGGGCTGAGCCTTCTGGCCTTCCCCGCCTTGCTCTTCCTCAGCCGTTATTCGGTGGAGTTGATCGTTTTCGCCTCGCTGTTCATCCCCTTCACCCTCTCCACCGGATCCCAGAGCCCGCTGGTGGCCAGCCTGCTTCTCACGGGCCTGTTCGGGGGGATCTGGCTGCTCCGCCTGGCCTTCGAACGGGAGCGGGAGCGCTGGCCGAAGACCGCCGCCACCGCGCCGGTCCTTGGGTTCATGATCGTCTCGCTGATCTCGTTTTTCTGGGGCGAGATCTGGCGGGATCCCATGATCCCCTCGTGGTTTCTGTTCCGGGCCCGCCTGGGCGGGTTGGGGGTGATGTGGCTCTCCCCTCTGGCGTTCTGGCTGGCCGCCGCTCATCTGCGCCATCCCCGGCAGGTGGACCGGCTGGTCGGGATGTTCCTGATCGCCGGCGTCCTGGGGGCGATTCAGATCGTGGCCGGGCGGCCGCTTTTCCCGTTTCTCAACACCGGTGGCCTCTTCCCGCTCTGGCTGTTCAGTTTCGGGGCCGCTCTCCTTTTGTTCCGCCCGATGCCGTGGGGGCTCCGCATCGGCCTGGGCCTTCTCCTGGGGATCTGGGGATGGTATGTCCTGGTCCCGGGGATCTCCTGGATCAGCGGATGGCTCCCGCCCATCGCCGCCCTCCTGGTCGTGGCCTGGTTGCGCTCCCGCAAGCTCTTCGCGCTCCTTGTGGCGCTTCTGCTGATCCTGGGGTTGCTTTACTGGGAACCCCTCCGCTTCTGGGTGTTCGATTACAACTACGAGACCAGCGGGAGCACCCGGCTCCAGGCATGGGCGCGCAACTGGCAGGTCACCCGGGAGCACTTGCTGTTCGGGACGGGGCCAGCCGGCTATGCGGCGTATTACATGACCTACTTTCCGGATCAAGCGATGGCTACCCATAACAACTATCTCGATGTGCTCTCCCAGACCGGCCTGGTCGGCATGGCCTTCTTCCTGTGGTTCCTCATCGCCCTGGGTCGGGAGATCTATCGCATCTGGCGCTGGGCCGGTGTCTCCGACGCGCAGGCCCGGGCCCTGGCGGCGGGGCTGATCGGCGGGTTCACCGGCCTGCTGCTGGCCATGGGTTTGGGGGACTGGTTCCTTCCCTTCCCCTACACCCAGACGATCGCCGGGTATCGCTACACCGTGTGGGGCTGGATCTTCGCCGGGGCGGCCGTGGCCATGGGCCACTACTACCGGAGCCTCCGGCTGCAACGGTTGCACGCCACCCGCATGCGGAGCCTTCGATCATGAGGCCGACGGTCTCCGTGATCCTGGCCACCTATAACACGCGGGATCTCCTGGCCCGTTGCCTGGAGGCCCTCCCGGCGGCGCTGGAGGGGGTGGACTACGAGGTATGGGTGGTGGACAACGGCTCCCAGGATGGCACGGCGGAGTGGCTGCGGGCCGCGCACCCGGAGGTCCGGCTGATCCGCAACCCGGACAACCGGGGGTTCGCGGCCGCGAACAACCAGGCCATGGCGCAGGCCCGGGGACGTTATTTCCTGCTGCTGAACACGGACACCATCCCCCTCCCGGGTTCCCTCACGGCCCTGGTGGATTACCTGGAAAGGCATCCCGAGGTCGGAATGGCGGGGGGGAGCCTCCTGAACCCGGACGGCAGCCCTCAGGGGTGCGCCGCGGATTTCCCCACCCTGTGGACCGAGCTGCTCCTGCTGACGGGCCCTCTGGGGCGCCGGCTCCTCGGTCCTTCGTTCCCCTTCCATCCTCCGGTGGAATCCCCGATGCCGGTGGATTGGGTTTCCGGGGCGTGTCTCCTGGTCCGCCGGGAGGTCGTGGAGGCCATCGGGGGTCTCGATGAGGGCTATTTCATGTATTCCGAGGAGGTGGACTGGTGCTGGCGGGCCCGACGGGCGGGATGGGCGGTCGTGGTCATCCCTCAGGCCCGGGTGATCCATCTGGGGAGCGCCACGGCGCGGCGGATGGACGGCTGGCGTCGGCGCTGGCTGTATGCCAGCAAGGCCCGCTTCCTCCGCCGGGCATATGGGCCGATCCCGGCGGCCTGCTATGAGACCGCAGTGTGGCTCACCACGCTCCTCAAATGGCTGGGGATGAAGTTGATGGGGCGTCCGGGGCCGGCCGAGGCCTATGGAGCGGTGATCTTCCCCGAAGGAGGGCTACGCTGGGCCCGGGCCTTCCTCACCCCCACCGGCGGGTTTCTCGCCCTCCTCCTCTTCCTCAGCGCGATCTACACGTTCCCCCGGTGGGCGGACTGGAACCAGAACTCCCGTCTGGATCTGGTGCTGGCCCTGGTGGAGCAGGGGACGTTCCGCATCGATGCGTTCGTGGAGAACACCGGGGATTACGCCCTCGTGGACGGGCACTATTACAGCGACAAGGCGCCGGGCCTGGCCTTCGCGGCCGTCCCGCTTTACGCGCTCCTGCACCGCGCGCTGGTCCACCCCCTGGCCGAACCCCTCGCCCGGTATCTGGAGGGATCCCCGGCTTTCCGGGCCACGCTGAACCCGGCCGGCACCGGGGTTTCCCCCTGGAAGGTCCGGTTCGCCATCGCCCTGGTGATCCTGAGCGCGCTGGTGGTGGCGCTGCCCTCGGCGACGATCGCCCTCTGGCTTCATGGGCTGCTGCGCCAGCGATGGGGGACGCATCCGGCCACATGGATCGTCCCCCTGGCTTACGGTCTGGGCACGCCGGCCTTCGCATACGCCAACCTCTTCGTGGCCCACCAGTTCGTGGCCGCGCTGCTGATGGCCGCCTTCGCCATGGCCTGGGGAATCCGGAGGGGCTTGCTCGGGGATGGCGGGCGGATCCTCCTGGGCTTCCTGCTGGCCTACGCCGGGATCTCGGAGTATCCGGTCATCCTCATCGCCGCAGGGATCGCAGCGTATAGCATCGGGGAATGGGGAGGGTCACCTCGCTGTCTTGCACGTCAGGTGCTGATGCTGGCTTTAGGGGGGCTCCCGCCGGCCCTCCTCGCCGCCTGGCATAACGCCGTGGTGTTCGGATCCCCCTTCCAGCTCGGCTACGCTTACTCTGCTCTCTGGCAGGATGTCCACCGACAGGGGTTTTTCAGCCTGCGCGGGCCTTCCCTGGAGGCGCTGTGGGGGATTACCTTCAGCCCGTATCGGGGGCTGTTCTTCCGCTCCCCCTTTCTGCTCCTGGGCCTCCCCGGGATATGGCGGATGATCCGGGATCCGGGATGGCGGGCGGAGGGATGGCTGGCGGCGTGGGCGGTCCTCAGTTTCATCGCCTTTAACGCTTCCTCGGTGATGTGGGACGGAGGCTATGCGGTGGGGCCTCGGTATCTGCTCCCGATGGTGCCGTTCCTGGCCCTGGGGGTGGGCTGGATCGCGCCGTCCTGGATGCGGAGCCGCGTCGGTGGCGGGCTGTTCCTGCTCTCCGTGCTCTGGAGCATTGGGATGGTGATGCTGGAGAGCCTGGCCGGCCAGCAGTTCCCCCAGTATCAGCGGTTCCCGCTGGTGGACTACGTCTGGCCCCGCTGGCGGGAGGGGGACCTGGCGCGGAACTGGGGGGTGTTGCTCGGCCTGCGGGGCCTCTCCAGCCTGATCCCGCTGGTTCTCGTCTGGGGGTTCGGCCTCTGGCGGCTGATCCGCCCCGCCGGGCCCGCGCTTCAGACGATGGCGCCAGGGATCCCGGGAGGCTCCCAATGAGCTCCACGGCGACCGCGGTGGGGAGAGCGCTTCAGCGGTGGGGGGCGGCAGCCCTCCGGGGAATCGGACGGCCGGAGGGATGGCTGATCCTCCTGGCTGTGGCCAGCCGGTGGCCGCTGCGGGGCCGCTGGCTGTATCACTGGGATTCGGTCAACTTCGCCCTCGCTCTGGACCGCTTCGACGTGGCCCGGGGACAACCGCATGTCCCCGGCTATCCCCTGTATGTGGGCTTGGGGTGGATCAGCCGCCGGATCTTCGGAGATCCCCAGACGGCTCTGGTCGCCCTCAGCGTCGCGGGCACCGCCATGGCCGCGGTCCTGCTCTATCGGCTGGGGGAGGAGTGGATCGGGCGTGGGGCCGGGAAATGGGCCGCCCTCTTCTGGCTGAGCAGCCCGCTGGTCTGGTTCTATGGGGAGATCGCGCTCCCCCACGCCCTGGACGCCGGATTCGTGCTGCTGGTGGTGTGGCTGGCGGGGCGGTGCGCCCGAGGGGAGCGGTGGCATCTCCCCCTCGCCGTGGCCCTGGCTGCCTCCTCGGGGCTTCGACCGCAGAACCTGCTTTTCCTCGGCCCGATCTTCCTCTGGGGGCTCCAGAGCCAGCGATGGCGGGCGCGGGCGGAGGCGCTGATCAGCCTGGGCGGGTTGACCTTGCTGTGGCTGATCCCTCTGCTGGCGCTCAGCGGAGGGCCCGGGCGTTACCTGGAGATCTCGCGGGCATACAATGCCCACTTCTGGTCCTCCACGCTGGTCTTCGGGCCCGCAGGCCTTTCCGCGCTCCAGCGGAACCTGGGCAAGCTGGCCGCTTACACCGCCTATGGGGTTGCCGGAGCCGGTTTGCCCCTGATCGGGGGGCTTCCTGCCCTTCTCACACTGTTCCGGCGGCTCCCCCAACGATGGCTGGCTGCAGTGGGATGGGGGCTCTGGGTGGCGCCTGCCCTGATGTTCTACACGTTCATCCACATGGGGCAACAGGGATTGGTGCTGGTGTTCCTCCCCGCATTGCTTCTCCTGGCCGCGGCCCTCGCTGCGCGGGACGGGCGGAGGGGGTGGAGGCTCGGCCTCGCCGGCCTGGCCCTCAATGTCGTCCTGTTCCTGGCCGCCCCCGAGCGCCCCCTGGGCCCGGAGGGGATCCGATTGCTCAATTTCTCGACGCTGCGCCGCCATGATGCGACCATGGCGGGCCGGTTCGCCCTCCTGCGCGCGGAGTTCCCACCGGACCGAACCCTGATCGTGGCCTCTCAGTGGCGGTTCTTCGACTTCTATGCGCCGGAATATCCGGTGCTCCCCTTCGGGCTGGAGGATCCGGCCGAGCGCCCCCGGGAGGAGCGCGTCTGGGTGCGGTTGGAATCCGAGGGGACAGGGTTCATCGTCCTCTTCGAGCCGGAGCTGACGCGCTGGGTCCTTCCGGGATCCCGGCCCTGGCGGTGGTGGGCATATGACGGCGTGGAGCTGCCGGGCTGGGCGTGGACCCCGGGGGACCGCTGGGTCTACGGACCCGGGGGGTTCGGGCTGTTCCGGGGACCCTGAGGAGATCTCATCGGATGGAGATGCAAATGATCGATGGAATTCGATGGTTGGCCAGGAAGCATCGATGGGGGCTGGAGCTGGGGCTGTGGGCGGTCGGGATCGGTCTGGTCTCCAGCCTCCCTTACGTCGCCGGTTACCTCGCCGTCGGCCCGGAGCGGCGCTTTATGGGATTCGCCTTTAACGTGAGCGATCACGTGCAGTATTTCGCGTGGTGGCGGGCCTTTCAGCAGGGTTTCCTGGCGCCCAACCTGCTGACTCCCGAGCCCACGCCGGCGACCTATTTCAATCTGCTCTGGTGGCTCCTGGCCCACGTCTCCCGGATCACCGGGCTGGGTTACGAGGCCATATATCAGATATTGCGCGCCCTCTCGATCTGGCTGGCCGTGGCCGTCCTGGGCCT is drawn from Thermoflexus hugenholtzii and contains these coding sequences:
- a CDS encoding O-antigen ligase is translated as MSGLALLRVIEHPLRRLQSIPPAGWGMGLGLLLAPLMGALVLTARGRWLALGGLSLLAFPALLFLSRYSVELIVFASLFIPFTLSTGSQSPLVASLLLTGLFGGIWLLRLAFERERERWPKTAATAPVLGFMIVSLISFFWGEIWRDPMIPSWFLFRARLGGLGVMWLSPLAFWLAAAHLRHPRQVDRLVGMFLIAGVLGAIQIVAGRPLFPFLNTGGLFPLWLFSFGAALLLFRPMPWGLRIGLGLLLGIWGWYVLVPGISWISGWLPPIAALLVVAWLRSRKLFALLVALLLILGLLYWEPLRFWVFDYNYETSGSTRLQAWARNWQVTREHLLFGTGPAGYAAYYMTYFPDQAMATHNNYLDVLSQTGLVGMAFFLWFLIALGREIYRIWRWAGVSDAQARALAAGLIGGFTGLLLAMGLGDWFLPFPYTQTIAGYRYTVWGWIFAGAAVAMGHYYRSLRLQRLHATRMRSLRS
- a CDS encoding flippase is translated as MARVVLRNTLFSLLGRLTVKALAFAFSVWVVRRLGQEAFGQYATALAYVTAFAVFSDWGLAPYLVREIARDRGRGGVLVGNAVALRFLLSIGTIGLILGVARWNGQPPVLLGGIALAALSLVLYAFQGPLEAALQGIRRLDIVSAAGVLQQLIFVGLGTLALWKGWGFYALIGASLIGTTGALLLSLGMSRSLGLLALERPEWRLWPALLRAGLPFGLIGLAVNLSYKVDTILLSLWWPAGVVGWYNAAYNLIFSIAILSNAANLALYPSMAALRDPEALAAVVRRSLGYLWMISIPFAVGGWVLGDRLIPGLYGPSFVPSVPAFRVLIGVVPLMFLSEYLGYVILVRDREWMVARSLIVSTSFNILTNFLLIPRYGLMAAAWVTLLTEALLVGQYGFLLRLWRGVMADWRLFVKPALAAAGMGLALEIARGLPLGAMLPLGALVYGLALWALGALGPAEWHLLRQIVHRTPVAGEVG
- a CDS encoding glycosyltransferase family 2 protein, with protein sequence MGGILVAVLTYNRLHDTLACLESVRRLEGPVEAIVALDNGSTDGTPEAIRRAFPEVEVWELGGNLGYAAGNNLALRVAQQQGMEGVFLLNNDTLVDPMCLVAMRETARVAPRVGAVGPLVWAWPPSQGIWALGGEIHWRRAYTTHREARRAEPSRWEPHPVDFVPGCGILLLREALEAVGGFDERYFMYWEETDWCQRARRAGFSIWVDPRAQMWHKAPMDPEDLSPGALYYMTRNRMLFFREHTRGVRRWLALAHAFHGAIRLARRYERRDQPERAQAIWEGLHDFLHGRWGPREVEAPVGRMGKEVAWPASSG
- a CDS encoding glycosyltransferase translates to MARILWVMGWFPLPPDKGVRIRLSQLLDTLAAHHRLTLVVLADPEAEVERYREDLAARCEALFVFRRPEFRPTRWRAIRGFFSPTPRWLVDVEQPEVHARVRQLCQERTFDLILASQLPSAMYVRSLEGVPKILDEVESGLFLDQVRMASDPIRRARRAMMWWKYARFMRGLLAAFDACTVVSEEEAQILRRIAPGARVAVIPNGIDLGRYAGVKETPEPDTLIFTGAPTYWANRDALEFFAEAIWPEIRRRRPGARFFITGRTPEGVALPRPPGWIYTGYVEDVRPWVARAWALAVPLRFGGGTRVKILEAMALGTPVVSTRKGAEGLDLPHPEALLVADTPDGFVREVLALLEDPERRARQSRLVREAVRAYDWRSLGDRYLQLVEDVIGERAGLVARH
- a CDS encoding glycosyltransferase family 2 protein; the protein is MRPTVSVILATYNTRDLLARCLEALPAALEGVDYEVWVVDNGSQDGTAEWLRAAHPEVRLIRNPDNRGFAAANNQAMAQARGRYFLLLNTDTIPLPGSLTALVDYLERHPEVGMAGGSLLNPDGSPQGCAADFPTLWTELLLLTGPLGRRLLGPSFPFHPPVESPMPVDWVSGACLLVRREVVEAIGGLDEGYFMYSEEVDWCWRARRAGWAVVVIPQARVIHLGSATARRMDGWRRRWLYASKARFLRRAYGPIPAACYETAVWLTTLLKWLGMKLMGRPGPAEAYGAVIFPEGGLRWARAFLTPTGGFLALLLFLSAIYTFPRWADWNQNSRLDLVLALVEQGTFRIDAFVENTGDYALVDGHYYSDKAPGLAFAAVPLYALLHRALVHPLAEPLARYLEGSPAFRATLNPAGTGVSPWKVRFAIALVILSALVVALPSATIALWLHGLLRQRWGTHPATWIVPLAYGLGTPAFAYANLFVAHQFVAALLMAAFAMAWGIRRGLLGDGGRILLGFLLAYAGISEYPVILIAAGIAAYSIGEWGGSPRCLARQVLMLALGGLPPALLAAWHNAVVFGSPFQLGYAYSALWQDVHRQGFFSLRGPSLEALWGITFSPYRGLFFRSPFLLLGLPGIWRMIRDPGWRAEGWLAAWAVLSFIAFNASSVMWDGGYAVGPRYLLPMVPFLALGVGWIAPSWMRSRVGGGLFLLSVLWSIGMVMLESLAGQQFPQYQRFPLVDYVWPRWREGDLARNWGVLLGLRGLSSLIPLVLVWGFGLWRLIRPAGPALQTMAPGIPGGSQ
- a CDS encoding glycosyltransferase family 4 protein, producing MFIVLAAPHYPPRNIGGVEFFVQALARGLHRQGHRVEVVSVERIEHGPFPRVTAQVDREEGFPVYRLTVRWRRGPAGLRDRYDNPAMELWFRAYFHSRSPDLFHLNSGYLLTVAPLRAAAQAGIPTVVSLHDFWFLCAHHTLLRPSGQVCPGPEDPAGCAYCWLSQGRRYRWMEKALAALGVERPHRKAGRLLRPWPFFRPWAQEMAARLRATMSALNQATAIHSPSRFLVQTYRTFGMRAERVSVLPNFVPPDLSSDIPRRERGGPREVHVVYIGQIAPHKGIHVLIEGFRRAKARLSASGAPMLRLTIYGNPQAFPAYSRLLEQRIAGDPAIRLAGVLPRERLREALAEADWLTLPSCWLEVAPFIVIEALAAGVPVLASAVGGIPEVVHHGVNGWLVPPGDPEAIAQALIRSVREPEWLAQLRAHAGPVFSFEQAMSAWISLYAEIAGRARTPETLQEAVLHESA
- a CDS encoding glycosyltransferase family 39 protein, which encodes MSSTATAVGRALQRWGAAALRGIGRPEGWLILLAVASRWPLRGRWLYHWDSVNFALALDRFDVARGQPHVPGYPLYVGLGWISRRIFGDPQTALVALSVAGTAMAAVLLYRLGEEWIGRGAGKWAALFWLSSPLVWFYGEIALPHALDAGFVLLVVWLAGRCARGERWHLPLAVALAASSGLRPQNLLFLGPIFLWGLQSQRWRARAEALISLGGLTLLWLIPLLALSGGPGRYLEISRAYNAHFWSSTLVFGPAGLSALQRNLGKLAAYTAYGVAGAGLPLIGGLPALLTLFRRLPQRWLAAVGWGLWVAPALMFYTFIHMGQQGLVLVFLPALLLLAAALAARDGRRGWRLGLAGLALNVVLFLAAPERPLGPEGIRLLNFSTLRRHDATMAGRFALLRAEFPPDRTLIVASQWRFFDFYAPEYPVLPFGLEDPAERPREERVWVRLESEGTGFIVLFEPELTRWVLPGSRPWRWWAYDGVELPGWAWTPGDRWVYGPGGFGLFRGP